The following are encoded in a window of Vigna unguiculata cultivar IT97K-499-35 chromosome 8, ASM411807v1, whole genome shotgun sequence genomic DNA:
- the LOC114194757 gene encoding helicase and polymerase-containing protein TEBICHI isoform X1 — protein sequence MASPTHRTRLDQFYVSKKRKAATPVCKVGRSEKGARQGADASPSSKGTLDGYLIASQDGDGDSATAPNTVKRNLASEIGSFHANGLNKHTVLSAQGFDDSETSGATEFGQGAANLELKQFAAGFLSLYCSELHPSVDFPSEMKVDDHKSHGTVAEGHSCLPQKSKCTAREPGFGVENVSLNVKIDEDVKSGVVGNNTMGYVPISCSKVSDCGDTAAFETGFRKCSNTPKMSRNMAECYTPGSLIVKARVKETPKSVRGSSSFSPGEAFWNEAILLADSLCVPMGNDPSKAMWESNVVEDGPEMNNSCNLQNYDGKPRKILDQSKSRIWNMEAGTSFGLVGMHPKDSGKEASSLPVKHFDFSFEDNSLEENTMQNGHVGDQSNDTYMAGKQYGSGPTTSHTYEEKNEVQEKTLVNKLGKRNCHGNVSMTSNSPHNEVRTPISAHETDEANTPSTSVSFNDHFDLNSWLPPEICNIYRKKGISNLYNWQVDCLRVDGVLQRRNLVYCASTSAGKSFVAEILMLRRVITTGKMALLVLPYVSICAEKAEHLERLLEPLGKHVRSYYGNQGGGTLPKDTSVAVCTIEKANSLINKLLEEGRLSEMGIIVIDELHMVGDPRRGYLLELMLTKLRYAAGEGIPKSSDGESSGGSSDKADPAQGLQIVGMSATMPNVAAVADWLQAALYQTEFRPVPLEEYVKVGNSIYSKNMELSRTISKVADLGGKDPDHVVELCNEVVQEGQSVLIFCSSRKGCESTARHIAKFLKRFTVDVNDCEFADITSAINALRKCPGGLDPILEETLPSGVAFHHAGLTVEEREIVETCYRKGLIRVLTATSTLAAGVNLPARRVIFRQPRIGCDFLDGTRYKQMAGRAGRTGIDTKGESILICKPEEVKKVTALLNKSCPPLHSCLSEDMNGMTHAILEVVAGGIVQTASDINRYVRCTLLNSTKSFQDVVKSAQESLRWLCQRKFLEWNEDTKLYNTTPLGRASFGSSLCPEESLIVLADLSRAREGFVLASDLHLVYLVTPINVDVEPDWELFYEHFVRLSPLDQSVGNRVGVTEPFLMHMAHGAPLRAPNKSRHNTRSLHNQQRNQLGISNATTNYDDQTLRICRRFYVSLILSLLVQETPVGEVCEAFKVARGMVQSLQENAGRFASMVAVFCERLGWQDLEGLVAKFQNRVSFGVRAEIVELTTIPYVKGSRARSLYKAGLRTPLAIAEASIPEIVKALFESSSWATEGSAQRSLQFGLAKKIKNGARKIVLEKAEEASNAAFSAFKSLGFSVPQFAPRILSTAPHDSIRQEAGSTSGSDTTDTSHNFVDANHIVNSIKFTSDKERKELIKLSVSGALAPVEEKSSNRVLCSLSTFPVAGPTMDEKNGNFDLAKNPDMSHFSAPFQKPKDISCVKDGCHAHCTEEQHKNGNLASGNSGCSSKKGPINAVSCPGGLDSFLDIWDTVPEFYFDIHYIKRLELHSAAPFEIRGIAVCWENSPVYYVNLPRDILFSDKAKDDCLSMSTCSDKQKVSSSKCNQDLEIARHRWSRISKIIGKRNVRKYTWNSKIQIQVLKSPAFPVQRFRCLDTPGTSVYLEVIDNSYVLFPSIHVQDAIDLCIVAWILWPDEESSYTPDLDKEVKKRLSSEEAAVANQSGRWRNQMRRAAHDGCCHRVAQTRALCSVLWKLLISENLAEVLMRIEIPLVNVLADMELWGIGVDLERCIQARKLLVNRLKHLEKEAYKLAGITFSLNMPADIAKVLYEHLKLPIPNVQNKGKQHPSTGKHCLDALRHEHPIVPVIKEHRTMAKLLNSTLGSICSLARLSVSTQKYTIHGHWCQTSTATGRLSMEEPNLQCVEHTVHFKIKEEENEGDANESHCSINARDFFVPTQENWLLLTADYSQIELRLMAHFSKDSSLVELLSKPDGDVFTMMAARWTGCSEVSVDSQEREQIKRMVYGILYGMGVNSLAEQLDCTSDEAAEKIANFKSSFPGVASWLREAVASCRSKGYVETLKGRKRFLSKIKFGSRIEKSKAQRQAVNSICQGSAADIIKIAMIRIYSEIAIGFDSLDSSSSVTTEFQMLKDRCRILLQVHDELVLEVDPSVIKEAALLLQTSMENAVSLLVPLRVKLKVGRTWGSLEPFTSDKIQG from the exons ATGGCTTCTCCTACGCATCGCACGCGCCTCGATCAG TTTTACGTGtcaaagaaaaggaaagctgCGACGCCGGTTTGTAAGGTTGGAAGATCCGAGAAAGGTGCCAGGCAAGGGGCTGACGCGTCTCCGAGTTCCAAAGGCACTTTGGACGGTTACTTGATTGCGTCGCAGGATGGTGACGGTGACAGTGCCACCGCCCCAAACACAGTTAAGAGAAATTTGGCATCAGAGATCGGTAGTTTTCATGCCAATGGACTTAATAAGCACACTGTTTTATCGGCTCAAGGGTTTGATGATTCTGAAACTAGTGGGGCGACTGAATTCGGGCAGGGTGCTGCGAATTTAGAGCTCAAACAGTTTGCAGCTGGCTTTTTGTCTTTGTATTGCAG TGAATTGCATCCAAGTGTGGATTTCCCTTCAGAGATGAAAGTGGATGATCACAAGAGTCATGGTACCGTGGCAGAGGGACATAGTTGCTTACCACAGAAGAGTAAGTGCACTGCCAGAGAGCCGGGTTTTGGTGTTGAAAATGTATCATTAAATGTCAAGATTGACGAAGACGTCAAGTCTGGTGTTGTTGGTAATAATACTATGGGATATGTTCCTATCTCTTGTTCGAAG GTTTCTGATTGTGGTGACACTGCTGCCTTTGAGACAGGCTTTAGAAAGTGTAGTAATACACCTAAAATGTCTAGGAATATGGCTGAATGCTATACACCGGGGTCTTTGATTGTTAAAGCTAGGGTTAAGGAGACTCCAAAGTCAGTACGTGGAAGCTCATCATTTTCACCTGGAGAGGCATTTTGGAATGAGGCAATTTTACTCGCTGACAGTTTGTGTGTTCCCATGGGTAATGATCCTTCTAAGGCTATGTGGGAAAGTAATGTGGTGGAAGATGGACCTGAGATGAATAACTCGtgcaatttacaaaattatgatGGCAAGCCAAGGAAAATATTGGATCAAAGTAAAAGCAGAATCTGGAATATGGAAGCAGGCACTTCTTTCGGGTTAGTGGGGATGCACCCAAAAGATTCTGGGAAAGAAGCATCCAGCCTTCCTGTAAAACATTTTGATTTTTCGTTTGAGGACAACAGTTTAGAAGAAAATACCATGCAAAATGGCCATGTTGGTGATCAGAGCAATGATACTTACATGGCTGGTAAACAGTATGGATCAGGTCCTACCACTAGTCATACTTATGAAGAGAAGAATGAAGTACAAGAGAAGACTTTAGTAAATAAATTAGGAAAAAGAAATTGTCATGGTAATGTTAGTATGACATCTAATTCACCCCACAATGAGGTCAGGACACCAATTAGTGCACATGAAACTGATGAAGCCAATACGCCTTCAACTAGTGTATCATTTAATGATCATTTTGACCTAAATAGCTGGCTTCCTCCTGAAATATGCAACATATATAGGAAGAAAGGAATATCGAACCTTTACAATTGGCAG gttgATTGCCTTCGAGTGGATGGTGTCCTACAGAGAAGAAATCTTGTATATTGTgcttctacaag TGCTGGTAAAAGTTTTGTTGCTGAAATTTTAATGCTGCGGAGGGTGATAACAACTGGAAAAATGGCGCTACTTGTTCTTCCATATGTATCAATTTGTGCAGAAAAG GCAGAACACCTCGAACGTCTCCTAGAGCCACTTGGTAAACATGTTCGTAGTTATTATGGAAACCAAGGTGGTGGAACACTTCCTAAAGATACTTCTGTAGCTGTCTGCACAATAGAGAAGGCGAACTCTCTAATTAATAAATTGTTGGAAGAGGGTCGTCTGTCAGAAATGGGAATTATAGTAAttgatgaacttcacatg GTTGGTGATCCCAGAAGAGGTTATCTTCTAGAACTTATGTTGACAAAGCTTCGTTATGCAGCAGGGGAAGGTATTCCAAAGTCAAGCGATGGAGAAAGTTCAGGTGGAAGCAGTGACAAGGCTGATCCTGCACAGGGTCTGCAAATTGTAGGAATGAGTGCAACAATGCCAAATGTTGCAGCAGTTGCTGACTGGCTTCAA GCAGCACTATACCAGACAGAGTTCCGGCCCGTTCCACTGGAAGAATATGTAAAAGTTGGTAACTCCATTTACAGCAAAAATATGGAACTTTCTAGAACAATCTCAAAAGTGGCTGACCTTGGAGGTAAAGATCCAGATCATGTTGTTGAACTATGTAATGAG GTTGTTCAAGAGGGACAATCAGTGTTAATATTTTGCTCTAGCCGGAAGGGTTGTGAATCAACTGCAAGGCACATTGCAAAGTTCCTGAAAAGATTTACCGTTGATGTTAATGATTGTGAGTTTGCTGATATTACTTCTGCTATTAATGCCCTGAGAAAGTGTCCTGGTGGGTTGGACCCCATATTGGAGGAAACTCTTCCTTCTGGTGTTGCATTTCATCATGCTGGCCTTACG GTTGAGGAGAGAGAGATTGTTGAAACTTGTTATCGGAAGGGTCTTATACGTGTTTTAACTGCCACATCAACCTTAGCTGCTGGGGTAAATCTGCCAGCTAGGAGAGTGATTTTCCGCCAACCTAGAATTGGTTGTGATTTTCTAGATGGGACGAGGTACAAACAGATGGCTGGTCGTGCTGGTCGAACTGGAATTGATACAAAAGGAGAAAGT ATACTTATCTGTAAACCAGAAGAAGTGAAAAAAGTTACAGCACTTCTTAATAAAAGCTGTCCTCCTTTACATTCGTGTTTGTCAGAAGACATGAATGGAATGACACATGCAATCTTAGAAGTAGTGGCTGGAGGAATTGTTCAAACCGCTAGCGATATTAACCGTTATGTTAGATGTACACTTTTGAATTCtacaaaatcatttcaagaTGTAGTAAAATCTGCACAAGAATCTCTTCGATGGTTGTGCCAAAGAAAATTTCTTGAATGGAATGAAGACACTAAACTCTATAATACCACACCTCTTGGACGAGCATCTTTCGGAAGTTCTCTTTGTCCAGAAGAATCACTT ATTGTGTTAGCGGATCTCTCAAGGGCAAGGGAAGGATTTGTCCTTGCGTCTGACCTGCATTTAGTTTACTTAGTGACACCAATCAATGTTGATGTTGAGCCAGACTGGGAATTGTTCTATGAGCATTTTGTGAGATTGTCTCCTCTTGACCAG TCAGTTGGCAATCGAGTAGGTGTGACAGAACCATTCTTGATGCATATGGCGCATGGTGCACCACTACGCGCTCCAAACAAGTCAAGACATAATACAAGGTCATTACACAATCAGCAGAGAAACCAACTCGGGATTTCCAATGCAACAACCAACTATGATGATCAAACTCTTCGTATTTGTAGAAGATTCTATGTTTCACTCATTTTGTCACTTCTAGTTCAG GAAACTCCTGTGGGTGAAGTTTGTGAAGCATTCAAAGTTGCCAGGGGAATGGTTCAATCCTTGCAAGAGAATGCTGGTAGGTTTGCATCTATGGTTGCTGTGTTTTGTGAGAGACTTGGTTGGCAAGATCTTGAAGGCTTAGTTGCTAAGTTTCAAAATCGTGTATCTTTTGGAGTTAGAGCAGAGATTGTAGAACTTACCACCATTCCCTACGTGAAA GGTTCCCGAGCCAGATCACTCTATAAAGCAGGTTTACGTACACCTCTTGCAATTGCTGAAGCATCCATTCCAGAGATAGTAAAGGCACTTTTTGAATCTTCTTCGTGGGCCACAGAAG GTTCTGCCCAAAGGAGCTTACAATTTGGGTTAgcaaaaaagataaagaatgGTGCACGCAAGATTGTTCTTGAAAAAGCTGAGGAGGCTAGTAATGCTGCTTTTTCAGCTTTTAAGTCTCTTGGGTTCAGTGTCCCACAGTTTGCTCCTCGAATATTATCTACTGCTCCTCATGATTCTATCCGGCAAGAAGCTGGTAGTACCTCTGGAAGTGACACAACTGACACTAGTCATAATTTTGTTGATGCAAATCACATTGTTAATTCTATTAAGTTTACTtcagataaagaaagaaaagaattaattaaattatctgTTAGTGGTGCTCTGGCTCCTGTGGAAGAAAAATCAAGCAACAGGGTGCTATGTAGCTTGTCCACTTTTCCAGTTGCAGGACCTACAATGGATGAGAAGAATGGGAATTTTGACCTTGCTAAAAATCCAGACATGTCCCACTTCTCTGCTCCATTTCAGAAACCAAAGGATATATCTTGTGTAAAGGATGGCTGCCATGCTCATTGCACAGAGGAACAACATAAGAATGGAAATTTGGCTAGTGGTAATTCTGGTTGTTCAAGTAAGAAAGGTCCCATTAATGCAGTGAGTTGTCCAGGTGGGCTTGATTCATTTTTGGATATATGGGACACTGTGCCAGAGTTCTACTTTGATATCCATTACATTAAGCGTTTGGAATTGCACTCTGCTGCCCCCTTTGAGATACGTGGCATAGCTGTTTGTTGGGAAAACTCTCCTGTGTATTACGTTAATCTTCCCAGAGATATTCTGTTTTCTGACAAAGCAAAAGATGACTGTTTATCCATGAGTACAtgtagtgataaacaaaaagtTTCATCTTCTAAGTGTAACCAAGATTTAGAGATTGCTAGACATAGGTGGAGCagaattagtaaaataataggGAAAAGAAATGTCAGAAAGTACACCTGGAATTCAAAGATTCAGATTCAGGTGCTGAAAAGTCCTGCATTTCCGGTTCAGAGATTCAGATGTTTGGACACACCCGGAACAAGTGTGTACCTTGAAGTTATAGACAATTCATATGTGTTATTTCCCTCTATTCATGTTCAGGATGCAATTGATCTATGTATTGTGGCTTGGATTCTTTGGCCTGATGAAGAGAGTAGCTATACTCCAGACCTCGATAAG GAGGTTAAGAAGAGGTTATCCTCTGAGGAAGCTGCAGTGGCCAATCAGAGTGGTAGGTGGAGGAATCAGATGAGAAGGGCTGCTCATGATGGTTGCTGTCATCGGGTTGCTCAAACACGGGCATTATGTTCTGTTCTTTGGAAATTACTTATTTCTGAAAATCTTGCTGAAGTGCTTATGAGAATAGAAATCCCATTG GTGAATGTTCTTGCTGACATGGAGCTTTGGGGAATTGGTGTTGATTTGGAGAGATGCATCCAGGCTCGTAAATTGTTGGTTAACAGGCTAAAGCATCTTGAGAAGGAAGCTTATAAGCTGGCCGGCAtaacattttcattaaatatgcCAGCAGATATAGCAAAAGTGCTGTATGAACACTTGAAGCTGCCCATACCTAATGTGCAAAATAAGGGAAAACAACATCCGAGTACTGGCAAACATTGTTTGGATGCATTGAG gCATGAACATCCCATTGTTCCAGTCATTAAAGAACATCGAACAATGGCAAAGCTGTTGAACTCTACGTTAGGATCAATTTGTTCTCTGGCTAGGCTATCTGTAAGCACACAAAAGTATACAATACATGGTCATTGGTGCCAGACATCTACTGCAACCGGTCGGCTTTCAATGGAGGAACCTAATCTTCAG TGTGTTGAGCATACggtacatttcaaaataaaagaggAGGAAAATGAAGGTGATGCTAACGAGAGTCATTGTAGTATTAATGCTCGGGATTTCTTTGTTCCCACTCAG GAGAACTGGTTACTGTTAACAGCGGATTATTCTCAGATAGAATTGAGATTGATGGCACACTTCTCTAAAGACTCTTCTCTTGTTGAGCTTCTCAGTAAACCTGATGGTGATGTCTTTACAATGATGGCAGCAAGATGGACTGGGTGTTCGGAGGTCTCCGTGGATTCTCAGGAGCGAGAGCAGATCAAAAGGATGGTGTATGGTATTCTTTATGGTATGGGTGTCAATAGCCTTGCAGAACAACTGGATTGCACTTCTGATGAAGCTGCTGAAAAGATTGCTAATTTCAAAAGCTCTTTTCCTGGTGTTGCTTCCTGGCTTCGTGAAGCTGTTGCGTCTTGTCGCAGTAAAGG ATATGTGGAGACTCTAAAGGGAAGAAAACGatttttgtcaaaaataaaatttggcagCAGAATAGAAAAATCAAAAGCTCAAAGGCAAGCTGTAAACTCCATTTGTCAG GGATCTGCTGCTGACATAATTAAGATTGCAATGATAAGAATTTACTCTGAAATCGCCATTGGATTTGATAGTCTGGATTCCAGTTCTTCTGTGACAACCGAGTTTCAGATGCTTAAAGATCGTTGCCGGATTCTGTTACAG GTACACGAT